Below is a window of Numenius arquata chromosome 28, bNumArq3.hap1.1, whole genome shotgun sequence DNA.
TAGAGTTTGAGGGggtggagtgcaccctcagaatgTTTGTAGGTGACACCgcgctgggtgggatgttgatgaTGGAtctacagaggggtctggacaggctggatccatggccccaggccaatggtgtgaggttcaacaaggccaagtgctgggtcctgcccttgggtcacaccaatcccacgaacgctccaggctggggaagagtggctggagctgccctgaggaaaaggacctaggggtgttggcCAACAGTGGCTAAATAAgagcccaagtggccaagaaggccaacagcatcctggcctgtgtcaggaccagtgtggccagcaggagtggaGCAGTGACCACCCCTGTACTGgtcactggtgaggccccacctcaagtgctgggtccagttttgggaccctcacgACAAGAAGgccactgaggtgctggagcgtgtccagagaaggccaacggagctggtgaggggtctggacaccaaggagaagggtctggagaacttctgaggaacagctgagggagctgggggtgttcagcctggagaaaaggaggctgaggggagaccttctcaccctctacaactccctgaaaggagggtgtagccggggggggttggtctcttctcccaaggaacaggcgatgggacaagaggaaacggcctcaagttgtgccaggggaggtttaggatggaaattgggaaaaattccttcatggaaagggttgtcaagccttcgaaaaggctgcccagggcagtggtagagttgccatccctggaggtatctaaaagccgggcagacgtggtgctgagggacacgggtcagtggtgggtttgtcagcgttgggttgatggttggacccgaggatctgaaaggtcccttccaacctggacaattccatggttctatgaaaaCACCAAGATACAGCCAAGACGTGGGGCCCGGCTGCATTGGGAgccccccaggactcccaggagcCCAGAGTGGGGAGTCCCCCATAGCTcccctgtcctggtttggggctgggatggggttaaTTGTCACCAGAAGCCTGGCTGgctaaaggagagagaaaataataataataataacaacaacaataataacaataatataaaaaactgcaacaaggaggagaaaatgatgaaagtgaagaagaataagaaaatgaagaaaaaaaggaaaaaaggaaaaaggaggaaaaaggaaaaaaaaaaaaacaaaaaagagtgcaaaagaaaaaaggaaaatggaaaaaggaaaatgaaaaaagaaaaaaaaaagaaaaaaattaaaaaaaaaatgaaaatggaaaaaggaagaaggaaaaaagaaaaaaggaaaaagaaagaaaaaagaagaaaaaaacaaaaaagaaaaaagaaaagaaaaaagaaaaaaggaaaatggaaaaaggaagaaggaagaaggaaaaagaaaaaaggaaaaaaggaaaaaggaaaaaagaaaaaaggaaaaagaagaaaaaagaagaaataaaaaacaaaaaagaaaaaagaaaaaaggaaaatggaaaaagaaaaaaggaaaatggaaaaaggaaaaaggaaaaaagaaataaaaagaaaaaagaaataaagaaatgaagaagatgaagaagaagatgaagaagatgaagaggagcAGGACATCTGTGGTACAGAACATCCCATTGGCCGGctcctcctggctctgctccctccttgacttaatataaacatcgcttagcaacaactaaaccaatacgCCTTATCGACATTTGTGTCTCATATTAAACCCAAAAGAGTGgctactgggaagaaaattaactctttcccactcaaaaaaaaaggacattgtcCACACTTTATTCTACACCACCTACGTCACGCCCGGTTTTtaatttaccagcagtcctggctaactggggaggtcccagttgactggaggttggccaatgtgacacccatctacaaggaggaggatctggggaactacaggtttggggctggggggggaccatCGGCACCAACGAAACCTCATCCATGGGTTGGTTTGAACCCTCAGCCTCGTCCAAGGGaaacagagagggatggagagcccCACCCCAGCTCCAGGGTCTCCACCCTGGCCCCACCACCCAACGGCCgcttcctgggggggggggtctcacacCCTCCGGGTGCAAAAGATCCTCCCGGCCGAACCAAAATTGGggaattttttgctttttcccctccaaaaaggCTCTTCCACCCCCACGGGCCTTGCTTTGTCCCCACCACAGAGATACTCACACGAGGCCAACACACAAAGGCTTTTATTTTGGCCCTGATTTTCTTTCGATCCAGCCCCATCCCTTAGGAAAACCCTAAATGGGGTTGAAAACATCAAGAAATTGAACAGAGACACTGAGAAGCACCCCATTTTACCGTGATTATACCCCGTTTTACCAtgatttctgttttctcaggTGAAGCTCATgggtctcccctccctcccttccccccatcccgaatctaaggcaaaaaaaaagaggggggcgGGGGGCCTTTCTGAAAAATCATCCCCCCCAAACctacattttatataaaaatatatcggGAAAGCAAAACAGCAGCTGGTGGGATGTGTGTGGATGGGTTGGTTTCCCCTTGGTGTAACCACCAAGGACCACCAGGATGTCTCTGGGATGCcaccaggatggggacagtccCCGGTGGGGTGGTCCCCATCTTCAGCCGGTGGCTTGTGTGATGGGAGATGAGACAAGAGCAGAGCCAAAAGCTCTTCCTGGAACCCTGAGGCTTCTCCTGGGTGTGGATCCGCTGATGCTGGATGAGTTGGATGCTGGAGGTGAAGTTTTTGGGGCAAATGTCAGGTTTCTGCTCCAGGTGGGACCAGTGGTGGTTGGAGCGATGGTCGAAGCCTCTCCCACAGTTGGGACAGTGTTCATCTCTCCCACTGGTGTCCATCCGTTGGCGCTTGATGATCTTGGGATGGTTGGAGAAGCTCTTCCCAAGGGTTGGGGAGGGAGGATTGTCCTACACGATGTGTGTCCGTTGATGCCGGGCCAGCTGGGAGCTGTCGGCAAATCGCCGCCCGCACTGGGAGCAGTCATAGGGCCTCTCGCCAGTGTGGGTCTGCCAGTGCCGCACCAGCCCTGAGCTCTTCGTGAAGCTcttgtggcactggggacactggtagGGCCTCTCGCCAGTGTGGGTCCGCCAGTGCTGGGCCAGCTGGGAGGTGTTGCGGAAGCACCGGCCGCACTGGGAGCAGTCATAGGGCCGCTCGCCTGTGTGGGTCCACCAGTGCTGGACCAGCCCCGAGCTGTTGGTGAAGCTcttggggcactgggagcactggtaggGCTTCTCCCCCGAGTGGACACGGTGGTGGATGGTCAAGGTGGACCTGTGCCTGAAGCTCTTCCCGCACTCCTGGCAGCGGTAGGGCCTCTCGTCAGTGTGGGTCTTCCGATGGCGCCGGAGGTTGTTGCTGATGCGGTAGCTCTTCCCGCAGTCGGGGCACTTGTAGGGCTTCTCGCTGGTGTGGGTCCGGCGGTGGGTGATGAGGCTGGAGCGGTGGTTGAAGCAGCGCCCACAGTCCTGGCAGCTGAAGGGACGTTCGCCCGTGTGGATCCGATGGTGGTCCACTAAGGCTGAACGTTGACGGAAGCTCTTCCCACATTCCTGGCAGGTGTTGGGTGCTTTACCCCTCCTGTTGTCCCCTGGGAGTGGGGATCTCCTGCGATGGGTCCTTGGGGCCTGGCTGGAGGTTGGGGGTTCCACTTGCTCAGGAGCATCCTGCTGccgtttctcctcctccttgatTGACCCCAAATCTGTTGGGGAGACGGAACATCTCCAGAAGCTCtctccagctggagctgggatggggaacCAGAGGGGTTATGGGAAAGGGTCAGTCAAGAGCCAGATGGTTCCAGCAGAGTATCAAGGCTCCAAGGAGCTGAGGGCACCTTGAGAAGGGTTGGGGACATGGTGGGAGAGGACATGGGGTCATGGTGGGAGGTGAGATGCGGTCACAGTGGAAAGGGGATGGAGTCACGATGGGAAATGGATGGAGTCACCATTGGGAGAAGGTTTGAGGTCAtggtgggagaagggatgggCCTATGGTGGGACAAGTTTGGGACACAACAGGAGAAGGGGTTGTTGTCACGGTGGAagaagagatggaaacatggtgggagaagggatggggacacggtgggAGAGAAGGGATGGGGACGCGGTAGGAGAGAAGGGATGGGGACGCGGTAGGAGAAAGGATTGGGACATGGTGGCAGGAGGTTTGGGGTCACCATGGGACAAGAGATGGGGTCATGGTGGGAGAAAGTTTGGGGACCCAACACAGCACAAGGACCCTCCTTAGGGCCAAAGCACCCCCACCCCCACGTATCCCCA
It encodes the following:
- the LOC141476168 gene encoding uncharacterized protein; this encodes MEDAAAPLVPLPTACAGDTGKRNGDSVVPAAPAGESFWRCSVSPTDLGSIKEEEKRQQDAPEQVEPPTSSQAPRTHRRRSPLPGDNRRGKAPNTCQECGKSFRQRSALVDHHRIHTGERPFSCQDCGRCFNHRSSLITHRRTHTSEKPYKCPDCGKSYRISNNLRRHRKTHTDERPYRCQECGKSFRHRSTLTIHHRVHSGEKPYQCSQCPKSFTNSSGLVQHWWTHTGERPYDCSQCGRCFRNTSQLAQHWRTHTGERPYQCPQCHKSFTKSSGLVRHWQTHTGERPYDCSQCGRRFADSSQLARHQRTHIV